From the Actinomycetes bacterium genome, the window GCGGCCAGCCGCCGGACCACGGCGTGCTGCTGTGGGGCGGCGTCCAGACCCGCATCGTCGACGCCCGCACGGCGGACGGCGAGCAGTGGCTGGTGGCCGCCGAGGGTGACCCGCTGCCGCCGCCCGGCACCGCCGTGCGCGGCGCCGTCGAGGACGACCGGCGCACCGCGCTGATGCGCACCCACTCCGCGCTGCACCTGCTCTCCGGCGTGGTGTTCCGCGACTTCGGCGCGCTGGTGACCGGTGGCAGCATGCAGCCGCTCGAGGCCCGGATGGACTTCGACCTGCCCGAGCTGCCGACCGACTTCAGGGACCGCGTCGCGGCCGCCTGCGCCACCGAGGTGGCCGCCGACCGGGGCATCGCCGTCTACTCGCTGCCCCGCGACGAGGCGTTCGCGATCCCGGACATCATCCGGACGGCGACCAACCTGCTGCCGCCCGACCTGCGGGTCGTGCGGATCGTCGACATCAACGGCCTGGACGTGCAGGCCGACGGCGGCACCCACGTCGCCTCGACCGCCCAGATCGGCGGCATCGAGGTGGTCAAGGTGGAGAACAAGGGCAAGGGGTTCCGCCGGCTGCGGGTGCGGATCACCGACCCGGCCCACGGCTAGAGCGCCGGCCGGCCGGCCCGGAACGCCGCCAGCTCCACCCCGTACCACCGGTCGGTCAGCCCGATCGGTGCCATCCCCAGCCGCCGGGTGACCGCCACCGACCGCTCGTTGGCCGCGTGCACCATGGCGTACACCTCGCTCAGCCCGGCGTCCCAGGCGCGCGAGAGCCGGGCCCGCGCCGCCTCGGTGGCGTACCCGTGGCCCCAGTGGTCCGGGTGCAGGTGCCAGCCCACCTCGACGTCGTCCGTGCGCCGGCCGTCGGCGTCCGGCAGCCGCACGAGCAGCACCGTGCCCACCGGCGCGCCCACCGCGACCGGCACGACCGCCCAGACCCCGTACGGCCCGTCGGCGCGGGCGGCCCAGCGGTCCACGGTGGCGTGCATGGCCTCGACGGACGCCGGGGGAGCCGGCTGGGCGCCCAGCCAGCGCCAGACCTCCTCGCGGCGGTACCGGTCGTCCATCGGCTCGACCGCGTCGTGCCGCCACGGCCGCAGCACCAGCCGGTCGGTGCGGGCCACCCCATCGTCGGTCATCCGGTGCAGGCTAGGCCCATGACCGCCCAGCTCACAGCCGTCGTCGGGGACATCACCGAGCAGCACGTCGACGCCATCGTCAACGCGGCCAACTCCACGCTGCTGGGCGGCGGCGGGGTGGACGGCGCCATCCACCACCGCGGCGGGCCGGACATCCTGGCGGCCTGCCTCGCGCTGCGCGAGGGCGCCTACCCGGACGGGCTGCCGGCCGGGCAGGCGGTGGCCACCCCCGCCGGGCGGCTGCCGGCCCGCTGGGTGGTCCACACGGTCGGCCCGGTCCACTCGCCGCGCGAGGACCGCTCCGAGGTGCTCGCCTCCTGCTACCGGTCCTGCCTGGCGGTCGCCGACGAGCTGGGCGCCACCTCGGTCGCGTTCCCGGCGATCTCCACGGGCGCCTACGGCTGGCCGGCCGACGACGCCGCCCGGATCGCCGTCCGCACCGTGGCCGCGACCCCCACCCGCAGCGTCACCGAGGTGCGGTTCGTGCTGCTCAGCGCCGCGGCGCACGCGATCGTCTCCGCCGAGCTGGAGCAACTGGGCTGACTCGCTCGTTGGGCAGCAGGCGGGGGAATCGTGGAGGATCTCCTGCGGTTGACGCTGGGGATCACCCTCGAACTGGTTCGCCTAGAACAAGGAGCGCGCGGATGACGGTGGTGCCGGTCCGGCTGGACGTGCCGCGCCGTGTCGCCATGCTGTCCGTGCACACCTCCCCGCTGGACCAGCCGGGGACCGGTGACGCCGGGGGCATGAACGTCTACGTGGTCGAGCTGGCCAAGCGGCTGGCGGCGTCCGGCACCGAGGTCGAGATCTTCACCAGGGCCACCCGCGGCGGGCTGCCCCCGGTCGTCGACCTGGCCGACGGCGTGCGCGTGCGCAACGTGGTCGCCGGGCCGTTCGAGGGGCTGTCCAAGCAGGACCTGCCGGCCCAGCTGTGCGCGGTCACCCGCGGCGTGGCCCGGGTCGAGGCGCTGCACGACCCCGGCTACTTCGACCTGGTGCACTCGCACTACTGGCTGTCCGGGCAGGTCGGCACGCTGGTCGCCGAGCGCTGGGGCGTGCCGCTCGTGCACTCCATGCACACCATGGCCAAGGTCAAGAACGCCGCGCTGGCCCACGGCGACACCCCGGAGCCGTCGGCCCGGCTGATCGGCGAGGAACAGGTCGTCGAGCTGGCCGACGCGCACGTCGCGAACGCCGACCACGAGGCGGACGCGCTCGTGCGGCTGTACGGCGCGGACCCCGAGCGGGTGTTCGTCGTCTCGCCCGGCGTCGACCTCGACGTGTTCCGGGAGGGCGACCGGGCCGCCGCCCGGGCCCGGCTCGGGCTGCCCGTGGACGCCGTCGTGCTGCTGTTCGTGGGCCGGATCCAGCCGCTCAAGGCCCCCGACGTGCTGCTGCGGGCGGCCGCCCGGCTGGTCGCGGTCGACCCCGCGCTGCGCGAGCGGCTGGTGGTCGCCGTGGTCGGCGGCCCGAGCGGCAGCGGGCTGGAGCACCCCACCCACCTGGACGACCTGGCCCGCGACCTCGGCATCCGCGACCTGGTGCGGTTCGCGCCGCCGGTCCCGCAGGCCGAGCTGGCCGACTGGTACCGCGCGGCCACGCTGACCGTCGTCCCGTCGTACAACGAGTCGTTCGGGCTGGTCGCCGTGGAGTCCCAGGCCTGCGGCACCCCGG encodes:
- a CDS encoding alanyl-tRNA editing protein, with translation MSTQRLELDDASLREWDAVVLASGEGAVVLDTSAFYPGGGGQPPDHGVLLWGGVQTRIVDARTADGEQWLVAAEGDPLPPPGTAVRGAVEDDRRTALMRTHSALHLLSGVVFRDFGALVTGGSMQPLEARMDFDLPELPTDFRDRVAAACATEVAADRGIAVYSLPRDEAFAIPDIIRTATNLLPPDLRVVRIVDINGLDVQADGGTHVASTAQIGGIEVVKVENKGKGFRRLRVRITDPAHG
- a CDS encoding GNAT family N-acetyltransferase, with amino-acid sequence MTDDGVARTDRLVLRPWRHDAVEPMDDRYRREEVWRWLGAQPAPPASVEAMHATVDRWAARADGPYGVWAVVPVAVGAPVGTVLLVRLPDADGRRTDDVEVGWHLHPDHWGHGYATEAARARLSRAWDAGLSEVYAMVHAANERSVAVTRRLGMAPIGLTDRWYGVELAAFRAGRPAL
- a CDS encoding O-acetyl-ADP-ribose deacetylase; amino-acid sequence: MTAQLTAVVGDITEQHVDAIVNAANSTLLGGGGVDGAIHHRGGPDILAACLALREGAYPDGLPAGQAVATPAGRLPARWVVHTVGPVHSPREDRSEVLASCYRSCLAVADELGATSVAFPAISTGAYGWPADDAARIAVRTVAATPTRSVTEVRFVLLSAAAHAIVSAELEQLG
- the mshA gene encoding D-inositol-3-phosphate glycosyltransferase; amino-acid sequence: MTVVPVRLDVPRRVAMLSVHTSPLDQPGTGDAGGMNVYVVELAKRLAASGTEVEIFTRATRGGLPPVVDLADGVRVRNVVAGPFEGLSKQDLPAQLCAVTRGVARVEALHDPGYFDLVHSHYWLSGQVGTLVAERWGVPLVHSMHTMAKVKNAALAHGDTPEPSARLIGEEQVVELADAHVANADHEADALVRLYGADPERVFVVSPGVDLDVFREGDRAAARARLGLPVDAVVLLFVGRIQPLKAPDVLLRAAARLVAVDPALRERLVVAVVGGPSGSGLEHPTHLDDLARDLGIRDLVRFAPPVPQAELADWYRAATLTVVPSYNESFGLVAVESQACGTPVVAAAVGGLRTAVADGRSGVLVEGHDPQRWAREIAALVGDPRRLAALGDGARRHATAFSWSATAAAMTQVYREALAARLARREPWAAAR